GTTAGACCGCAACCCGCATAGCCCCAGCCGCAACCCGCATCACGCCCCAGTCCCCCCagtccccagccccagccccagccccagccccagccccagccccagccccagccccagccccagccccagccccaaccccagccccaaccccagcccccaaccccagccccagccccagccccagccccaaccccaaccccagccccaaccccagggATATATTGCTCACAGCTCCGTGGCGGAACTCTCCGTCCTATTTCTGACACCATAGCGGCGGTTGGACTAGTGAGTGGTGTCAATGTAGCGCTACCCCAGGGGCACAGACTGTGCGGCGCAGCTTCCAacacatctcccctttccctcattGCATTCCACTTGCTCAGGGGAGCCCGGGGTTTGCGGTTCAGGCGGGCTGGGATTTCCAGGAGTAAAGTTTGTAATTGCTTTGTAATCGctgtccccctctcctctcccccccacccccccccccccccccccccccctctctctctcccccgaggCCAATCCATTGGATTGAATGTCAATGACGTAATGCGGGAGAGAAACAATGTGATCCCGAATCTGTCGGCAccatcccactcccccctcccccccccccccccccccccctccccccctccccgccagCCTGTGACCGCTCCCCCCGCCGATCATGCAACTGACTGGCCGCTCCCGGCATCGCAGCGACGTCCGGCGCTCCCATCGCAGGGCACCAGCAGCGCACTGTGTGGCGATGGAGAGGAAGGAGACGGGCATCGTGGACCGGCTGGCTGCTGGCTCTCCTCCCGGGAGTTATTGATCCGTTATTGGCTGCGGATGAATCGCGAAGCAGGAGTTCAGGAAACAGCACACGGTATGTAGCGGGCAAGCGGTGGCTCTGGAGCCGGGTCGGGGCgtgaaggcaggcaggcaggggcGGGTGCGCTCGGGGCAACTGCAATGGTATGGACAGGGTATGTGCGGGGAATTAGTAGGGTCCAAGAGGGGTctgtaggggagagggggggggggggggggggggggtacagggaaTGGACTGGGGATGTACATGAGCGAGTGTCAGGCGCTGAGGCTGCACAGAATCTGATGCATAGATTCAAGGCTATGAATGCACAGAGCGTGTGACTGGGGTTTGAATAGTATCTCGGGACAGTGCGCACTATTCCGGCGCTCTAATGAGAGGTGTCGACCCTTCAGACCCCGAGTCATTTCAGGCTGAGGCCGGAGTGAACACAGCATTGGTtgcttcagtgtgtgtgtgtgtgtgtgtgtgtgtgtgtgtgtgtgtgtgtgtgtgtgtgtgtgtgtgtgtgtgtgtgtgtgtgtgtgtgtgtgtgtgtgtgtgtgtgtgtgtgtgtgtgtgtgtgtgtgtgtgtgtgtgtgtctttttttttttaattaaaggcGTAATTTGAGGGAGTTGTAATCCGGGATAACATGATACCCAGCACATTGGGGGAATGTTGGAATTCAATTTATTTGCAATCTGTAGATCGCGGACGAGGAAAATGGAAGCAGCCCCGGAATACTCACTGTTCCTGGTGCGGATCTTGGAGGAATTGGACGCGAACCGCGGCACGGTCTCCTACCAGGACCTGTGCAAGCTGCTGTGTGCCCGCTTTGACCTGACCCACCTGGCCAAGCTGCGGAGCCTGCTGTTCTACACCGCCTGCCTGGACCCCAATTTCCCGGCTACCCTCTTCAAGGAGAAACTGCGCTGCAACGTGGAGAACACACAGTCCAAGAAGATCATGGTCGCGGCCGACATCGTGACCATGTTCAACTTGATCCAGATGAACGGCGGGGTGGCGAAGGAGAGGCTGCCCCACCGGCACCCGCACAAGGTGAGGAAGAACGAGTCCTTTGAGTCGTGCCGCTCAGACACCGAGATCTGCCGGCACCGCTCGTCCGTGTACGCCTGCGACCACGACcccggctccggctccggctccggcGAGCCCGCCGCCTCCAGGCGCCCCAGCAGTTCCGACTGCAAGGACAGCCAGCGCTTCATCTGCACCTCCGACCCCAACTTCTTCTTGGGGGTCAGGAATGAGGGGACACCGGAGCATAACGGCAGGACCACCTCGCTCGACAGACTGCAGGCTTCCCCTACTTTTAACGGGATCGACCCCCAGGACTGCGTGATGCAGTCCACCTATTTCCCCATGGACCCCGGGCAGGATTCCAACTCCGACCAAGATTCCCCCACCAGGAAAACCGACAGGAATGGGGCGTTTGATTCCAGCGACGAAGCTTTGTCCATCAGCCCGTGTGGGGAGGCGAGCAACGAACTCGAGGACATGCTGCcctgcgtgggcaagttggtgtCCATGGGCAAGGAGTCAGAAGATGAAGACCAAGAGGCAAACATCCAGAACCACTCCTCTCGCTTCTCCACCTTTTTCAGCAGCAGCTTTGAGATGCCCTACAACAATCCCTACTGTGATACCATCCCGTCCAGTAGCCACGAGAAAAGGTACGTCAAGCACGAAAGTTTGGACGATCTGCAGGGCTCCACCTACTTTGGCCCAAGCACCATCTCTCAGGAGCCCCGCAACCTGGGCAAGCAGACCAAACCGCCTCCTTGGCTGCTGAAGAGTTGGAGCCTCAACGCGGAGCAAGCGGATGACGGGGAGAAGTATTTCAGCGAGGGCAAGGGCCAAGGTCATCAGTATCAGGGAACGACCAAGGAGGATCTGGTGGCCGAGGCGCGCCAGAGgcaagcggcggcggcggcagaagCAGTCAGCACCATGGAGAGGGCTAAAAGCTActtccagcaggcggaggagaCAGTGCGCTTCCCTCCGCCCGCCGCCGACCCCTCCGGCCTCGCCAACCCCAGGAAGCTGAAGGAGAAAGGCTACAAGCCGTCCAGCCTGGAGCAGACGTCCAGCGTGGGCACCCAGACGGAGCAAGCGGCCCGCGGCCGTGCTCAGCCTCAGGGGCCCGGCCGCTGCCCCCGTACTAAGCCCGGAGACAAGGCGCCTGTCCGGCAGTCGGACGAGGAGTCGGAGGGACTCAGCGACGATATCAGCGATATCTTCAGGTTTCTGGACGACATGAGCTTGAGCGGGTCGACGGGGCTGGTGCAGTCGTGTTACAACAGCAGTGGCTCGC
The genomic region above belongs to Leucoraja erinacea ecotype New England chromosome 33, Leri_hhj_1, whole genome shotgun sequence and contains:
- the minar1 gene encoding major intrinsically disordered Notch2-binding receptor 1 gives rise to the protein MEAAPEYSLFLVRILEELDANRGTVSYQDLCKLLCARFDLTHLAKLRSLLFYTACLDPNFPATLFKEKLRCNVENTQSKKIMVAADIVTMFNLIQMNGGVAKERLPHRHPHKVRKNESFESCRSDTEICRHRSSVYACDHDPGSGSGSGEPAASRRPSSSDCKDSQRFICTSDPNFFLGVRNEGTPEHNGRTTSLDRLQASPTFNGIDPQDCVMQSTYFPMDPGQDSNSDQDSPTRKTDRNGAFDSSDEALSISPCGEASNELEDMLPCVGKLVSMGKESEDEDQEANIQNHSSRFSTFFSSSFEMPYNNPYCDTIPSSSHEKRYVKHESLDDLQGSTYFGPSTISQEPRNLGKQTKPPPWLLKSWSLNAEQADDGEKYFSEGKGQGHQYQGTTKEDLVAEARQRQAAAAAEAVSTMERAKSYFQQAEETVRFPPPAADPSGLANPRKLKEKGYKPSSLEQTSSVGTQTEQAARGRAQPQGPGRCPRTKPGDKAPVRQSDEESEGLSDDISDIFRFLDDMSLSGSTGLVQSCYNSSGSLSRLPKAEGGSPERTPTKASSAQTDSAQSHRPSQAADDELKASVCKLVLRVGEMEKKLEGLSGVRDEIAQVLAKLNHLDQKIQEPPADRVSPDSNADSLRVKALRKSLFVRRSSKSLTEENSATESKIASIANSPRDWRALGCAGEPGHAKRQGTADSKDWQHKHKEGDRRCVISQSHRSSKPGKDSLLIEQVFSPHMYPNSMKSHMKNNPLYTDLRLTEVLEQKQPQPSWVIEEYNRTSDKNQESLNPNNLEYWMEDIYTPGYDSLLKRKEAEFRRAKICKIAALIVAAVCTVVLVIVVPICTMKS